The following are encoded together in the Bradyrhizobium sp. CCGUVB1N3 genome:
- a CDS encoding class II aldolase/adducin family protein, producing MTDTELQLREAIIAKCRWMNAAGLNQGTSGNISARHGNTMLISPSATPYDSLSPDMIAAMPIEGEYGSWEGPLKPSTEWRFHLDIMKARRDVRGIVHTHATYSTVLAIARKEIPACHYMMAAFGGMNVRVAGYARFGTKELSEHALKALEGRTACLLANHGMIATGASLDKAMWLAVELETIARQYYLTLAIGGPMLLNEAEIAETAAAFGSYGVQDPRGK from the coding sequence ATGACCGACACCGAACTTCAGTTGCGCGAAGCGATCATCGCGAAATGCCGCTGGATGAACGCCGCGGGACTGAACCAAGGCACCTCCGGAAACATCTCGGCCCGTCATGGTAACACCATGCTGATCTCGCCCTCGGCAACGCCGTACGACTCGCTCAGCCCCGACATGATCGCAGCGATGCCGATTGAAGGCGAGTACGGATCGTGGGAGGGGCCGCTCAAGCCTTCGACCGAATGGCGCTTTCATCTCGATATCATGAAGGCGCGGCGCGACGTCAGAGGCATCGTCCACACCCACGCAACCTACTCCACCGTGCTGGCGATCGCGCGCAAGGAAATTCCGGCGTGCCACTACATGATGGCGGCGTTTGGCGGCATGAACGTGAGGGTCGCCGGCTACGCCAGGTTCGGCACCAAGGAACTGTCGGAGCATGCGCTCAAGGCGCTCGAAGGGCGTACGGCCTGCCTGCTCGCCAATCACGGCATGATCGCCACGGGAGCCTCTCTCGACAAGGCGATGTGGCTTGCGGTCGAACTCGAGACCATTGCCCGGCAGTACTATCTCACCTTGGCAATCGGTGGACCGATGCTGCTGAACGAGGCCGAAATTGCCGAAACCGCCGCCGCTTTCGGAAGTTACGGCGTGCAGGATCCGCGCGGCAAGTAG